One Brassica napus cultivar Da-Ae chromosome A1, Da-Ae, whole genome shotgun sequence genomic region harbors:
- the LOC106413710 gene encoding uncharacterized protein LOC106413710, with the protein MASEEVVVVEGERAGATIVYGAEECYKKSVELLEELGFPKGVMPLKNLVECGRVRATGYVWMKQNNPYEHFFEGTNTRVSYGLEVTAYIDKCCMKKMTGVKSKQMFMWVPIAEMSMEEPKSKKIYFKTPMGIGKSYHVTAFMDEEEKRNFYLENPKK; encoded by the exons ATGGCGAGCGAGGAAGTCGTGGTGGTTGAAGGAGAGAGAGCAGGAGCTACGATTGTATACGGAGCGGAGGAGTGTTACAAGAAGTCGGTGGAGCTTCTAGAGGAGCTAGGGTTTCCAAAAGGTGTGATGCCTTTGAAGAACCTCGTTGAGTGTGGAAGAGTTAGAGCCACGGGTTACGTGTGGATGAAGCAAAACAACCCTTATGAACATTTCTTCGAAGGCACCAACACTCGCGTTTCTTACGGTCTTGAGGTCACCGCCTATATCGACAAGTGTTGTATGAAGAAGATGACAG GTGTGAAGAGTAAGCAGATGTTTATGTGGGTACCGATTGCGGAGATGAGTATGGAGGAGCCAAAAAGCAAGAAGATTTACTTCAAGACTCCTATGGGAATCGGCAAGTCGTATCACGTTACCGCATTCATGGACGAGGAAGAGAAGCGCAACTTTTACTTGGAGAATcccaaaaaataa
- the BNAA01G13620D gene encoding probable lysophospholipase BODYGUARD 3, with protein sequence MMTRRAATVAGRWLNEAVSFLVFCLLDIVDLLLCVVYKVADYVFEAEWKPCYCLSAKEPITETRGKILLSHNNGVSKILTLSPLQELSGRRSKIELEDISETLYTRPSLLSDLSVTELNKRFVKVSPSDSECSHHHHEKTLTKNKRRKTIAKSSLTVNFTVVEMLREKIRPQNLSHDVSRWSDCDCGFCTSWASTSDKDHSLFVKTQIPKGIPAKEDVLFIHGFISSSAFWTETVFPSLSATSSAYRLFAVDLLGFGKSPKPADSLYTLREHVEMIEKSVLHKHNVKSFHIVAHSLGCILALDLAARHGDLIKSLTLLAPPYYPVPVGEKKPRQYVMKKVAPRKVWPPIALGASMAAWYEHISRTICLLICKHHRLWQFLAKLLTRNNRTVNFLIEGFMCHTHNAAWHTLHNIICGTGSKLDTYLDVVRDKLKCNVTIFHGENDELIPIECSYNVKQRIPRALVKIIEKKDHITMVVGRQDEFARELREIWKTSSF encoded by the exons ATGATGACAAGAAGAGCAGCTACCGTAGCAGGTAGATGGCTTAATGAAGCCGTTAGCTTCCTTGTTTTCTGTCTCTTAGACATCGTCGATTTATTACTTTGTGTCGTCTACAAAGTAGCAGACTATGTTTTCGAAGCCGAGTGGAAGCCTTGTTATTGTTTATCGGCCAAGGAACCCATCACGGAGACTCGAGGAAAGATTCTCTTGTCTCACAATAATGGCGTATCTAAGATCCTTACCCTTTCTCCGCTTCAAGAACTCAG CGGACGACGTTCCAAGATTGAGCTGGAGGATATCTCCGAGACCCTTTACACACGTCCTTCTCTTCTTTCCGACCTCTCCGTTACCGAGCTCAATAAACGGTTCGTTAAAGTTTCTCCGTCCGACTCCGAGTGTAGCCACCATCATCATGAGAAGACTTTAACTAAGAACAAACGGAGGAAAACGATAGCAAAGTCAAGCTTGACGGTGAACTTCACGGTCGTTGAGATGCTCCGGGAAAAGATCAGACCGCAGAATTTGAGCCATGATGTCTCTCGATGGTCGGATTGTGATTGTGGGTTTTGTACGTCATGGGCCTCTACTTCCGACAAAGATCACTCCCTCTTTGTCAAAACTCAAATACCAAAAG GGATACCAGCGAAAGAGGATGTCTTGTTCATCCATGGTTTCATATCTTCATCAGCGTTTTGGACTGAAACGGTGTTTCCAAGCTTGTCGGCTACATCCTCAGCTTATAGACTTTTCGCGGTGGATCTTCTAGGATTCGGAAAGAGCCCTAAGCCAGCTGATTCGCTCTACACGTTGCGAGAACACGTAGAGATGATCGAAAAATCGGTCTTACACAAACACAATGTGAAGTCTTTCCACATTGTGGCTCACTCTTTGGGATGCATTTTGGCCCTTGACCTCGCGGCTAGACACGGTGATTTAATCAAGTCGCTCACCCTCCTTGCTCCG CCGTATTATCCGGTACCTGTGGGAGAGAAGAAGCCGAGGCAGTACGTGATGAAGAAGGTGGCGCCGAGGAAGGTTTGGCCGCCAATAGCTTTAGGAGCGTCGATGGCTGCTTGGTACGAACACATTAGCCGTACAATCTGTCTCCTTATCTGCAAACACCACCGCCTTTGGCAGTTCCTGGCTAAACTCTTGACCCGTAATAACAG GACAGTAAACTTTTTAATAGAAGGTTTTATGTGTCACACGCACAACGCTGCGTGGCATACTCTACACAACATTATATGTGGGACAGGAAGCAAACTTGATACGTATCTGGATGTCGTACGAGATAAGCTCAAGTGTAACGTGACTATCTTTCACGGAGAAAACGACGAGCTCATCCCCATCGAGTGTAGCTACAACGTCAAACAGCGGATTCCTCGGGCACTAGTTAAAATTATTGAGAAAAAAGATCATATCACCATGGTCGTTGGGAGACAGGATGAGTTTGCCAGAGAGCTCCGAGAGATTTGGAAGACTTCATCTTTCTGA
- the LOC106391782 gene encoding uncharacterized protein LOC106391782 produces MDSFCFSPSDFVYKALNPPFLLQFFFIQLLIRVLFRLSFVAMSSNGKPISEKPSRVETESVPGPINPVGTPYVSSSHSIVDPHSKQSEGEASVTSCLTKLSGKTTGSSGVLNGLPKSKNPNGMIIHNAKSVVSSGVRGKAAVSSGFRGKAIVTAKVDEVMTFKDVKYGLHDGELKFRLIHFWEARNVVTKVLIGVEMLLIDHEETVIQGFIPAGRVDTYLPHMKAGGIYRLNSFFGSNNKTLYRVAEPSFTITFSATSVLSDLEDSPLCFPKDRFRIHGYEEFDAACDLRGDLYDYVGHIKLVNGQVLSDSLVLDDAEIAASSRVMLHVQTHDGPVMKLYLWDKAASDFSEKFKASGGTARVVLVTTLNPKRYGGALALSSMAPSRVFLDTDVQETKEYLAWMEANLAVANRVNADVVTKTETVTIGELFSYMKQEDAKVAWFECIATIGDVALGSPWYYIGCGVCHTKATKGPTTLMCKKCGKTNIVGVAQYLAKISVYDNDDQASFVLLGDAGHELVGRKASELVARYFEGNENVEDGHFVPVPQALIDTIGQTRKFIVKVSDHNLTGKTQTLTVTKVLTPEVQEVEGNLEENMIVPEAQETLQKGVADDEHVGVGMVKRAADDVEAEDPKRARCG; encoded by the exons ATGGATTCGTTTTGTTTTTCTCCTTCGGATTTTGTTTATAAAGCTCTTAATCCGCCTTTTCTCCTTCAGTTTTTCTTTATACAACTCTTAATTCGAGTCTTATTTCGATTAAGCTTCGTTGCAATGAGTTCCAACGGAAAACCCATCTCCGAGAAACCAAGCCGCGTTGAAACTGAATCCGTTCCCGGACCGATCAACCCCGTTGGAACACCCTATGTTTCTTCCAGCCACTCAATCGTCGATCCCCACTCGAAGCAATCCGAAGGCGAAGCGTCGGTCACCTCCTGTCTGACCAAACTCAGCGGCAAGACCACTGGCTCTTCGGGCGTCTTGAACGGCTTACCTAAATCGAAGAACCCCAATG GTATGATCATTCACAACGCGAAGTCTGTTGTTTCTTCAGGCGTTAGGGGCAAAGCCGCTGTCTCCTCAGGCTTCAGGGGAAAAGCCATTGTCACCGCCAAAGTTGATGAAGTGATGACTTTCAAAGATGTGAAATACGGACTTCATGATGGCGAGTTGAAGTTTCGGTTGATCCATTTTTGGGAAGCTCGAAATGTTGTGACGAAGGTGCTTATCGGTGTCGAGATGCTTCTCATCGACCACGAG GAGACTGTCATCCAGGGTTTCATCCCAGCTGGGAGGGTAGATACTTATTTGCCACATATGAAAGCTGGTGGCATTTACAGGCTCAACAGTTTTTTCGGGTCTAACAACAAGACTTTGTATCGTGTTGCGGAGCCAAGTTTCACCATCACCTTTTCAGCTACTTCTGTCCTCTCTGATCTAGAAGACAGTCCGCTTTGTTTCCCCAAGGACCGTTTCCGGATCCATGGATATGAGGAGTTCGATGCTGCCTGCGACTTGCGAGGGGATCTTTATG ATTATGTTGGTCACATCAAGCTTGTGAATGGGCAGGTTCTCAGTGATAGTCTTGTGCTAGATGATGCCGAGATAGCTGCATCAAGCCGCGTCATGCTTCATGTTCAGACACATGA TGGTCCGGTGATGAAGTTGTACCTATGGGACAAGGCTGCCTCAGACTTTAGTGAGAAATTTAAAGCATCTGGAGGAACTGCACGTGTTGTTTTGGTCACTACTTTAAACCCGAAACGATATGGAG GTGCCCTAGCTCTCTCCTCTATGGCGCCATCGCGTGTATTTTTAGACACTGATGTTCAAGAAACCAAAGAGTATCTCGCTTG GATGGAAGCGAACTTAGCTGTTGCCAACAGAGTGAATGCAGACGTTGTCACTAAGACTGAGACAGTTACTATTGGCGAGCTCTTTTCCTATATGAAGCAAGAAGATGCCAAG GTTGCTTGGTTTGAGTGCATAGCAACCATTGGTGATGTTGCGCTAGGTTCACCCTGGTATTACATAGGCTGTGGTGTGTGCCACACTAAGGCAACCAAAGGGCCTACCACTCTTATGTGTAAGAAGTGTGGGAAAACCAATATTGTTGGTGTTGCACA GTACCTGGCCAAGATCTCCGTGTATGATAATGATGATCAGGCGTCTTTTGTGCTCCTCGGTGATGCTGGACATGAGTTGGTCGGAAGGAAAGCTTCAGAGTTGGTTGCAAGATATTTTGAG GGAAATGAGAATGTAGAAGATGGCCACTTCGTTCCGGTACCTCAGGCTCTTATTGATACCATTGGACAGACTCGCAAATTCATTGTGAAAGTATCAGATCACAATTTGACTGGTAAGACCCAAACTCTGACTGTGACAAAGGTCCTCACCCCAGAAGTCCAAGAAGTTGAAGGCAATTTAGAAGAGAATATGATTGTACCAGAAGCCCAGGAAACTTTGCAGAAGGGAGTTGCTGATGATGAGCATGTGGGCGTTGGCATGGTGAAAAGGGCTGCTGATGATGTTGAGGCAGAAGATCCCAAGCGAGCCAGATGTGGCTAG
- the LOC111214151 gene encoding growth-regulating factor 8-like isoform X1, which yields MMGTRAEHNKEDFVGCGFGFGVVEPSHREVMIPSHHHHHYPSYISPSSYSGSAGVTDPVFSSSTNHAYTCSLGEMYSLAGSNSAAVSAADPLFTLSSSGEMGRSMSEKEGAAAAAFSESQWQELERQRNIYEYIMASLPVPPELLTPFPKHPSHTYHHDVAKGGSLKLGFTSNASNNAADMEPWRCKRTDGKKWRCSRSAVPDQKYCERHTHKSRPRSRKHVESSQHNDTRTTKNAASHYAGTYPQLYGQPVNPFSNDHREFRWFMKEDDSNANLNPAVGPSRELKLGFDYDLNFRQEEALVNQSFGALEGLLSPNRQETRRFFVEGDQDEAMGSSLTLSMAGGGMEEAERRRNQQDQWVSHEGPSWICYTSPGGPLAEALFLGASNDPSVSTTTSSCSRSSG from the exons ATGATGGGGACAAGAGCAGAACATAATAAGGAAGATTTTGTTGGTTGTGGGTTTGGATTTGGAGTTGTAGAACCTTCCCACAGAGAAGTTATGATACcatcacatcatcatcatcattatccatCATATATATCTCCTTCCTCTTACTCTGGTTCCGCTGGTGTTACCGACCCTGTCTTCTCTTCTTCAACCAATCATGCTTACACTTGTTCTCTTGGTGAAATGTACTCCCTCGCTGGTTCTAACTCTGCTGCTGTCTCAGCTGCAGACCCTTTATTCACCTTGAGCTCTTCAG GGGAGATGGGAAGAAGTATGAGTGAGAAGGAAGgtgcagcagcagcagctttCAGTGAATCTCAATGGCAGGAGCTTGAGAGGCAGAGGAATATATATGAGTACATCATGGCTTCTCTTCCTGTTCCTCCTGAGCTTCTCACTCCCTTTCCCAAGCACCCTTCCCACACTTACCATCATGATG TGGCGAAAGGAGGTTCGTTGAAGCTGGGGTTTACTTCAAACGCAAGCAACAACGCGGCTGATATGGAGCCGTGGAGGTGCAAGAGAACAGATGGGAAGAAATGGAGATGCTCTAGAAGCGCAGTCCCTGATCAGAAATACTGTGAGAGACACACGCACAAGAGCCGTCCACGTTCAAGAAAGCATGTGGAATCATCTCAACACAATGACACTCGCACCACTAAGAACGCTGCTAGCCACTATGCTGGGACTTATCCTCAGCTTTACGGACAACCCGTTAATCCATTTTCAAATGATCATAG AGAGTTCAGGTGGTTTATGAAAGAAGACGATTCCAATGCAAATTTAAATCCAGCGGTTGGACCAAGCAGGGAGCTTAAACTTGGATTTGATTATGATCTGAACTTCAGGCAGGAGGAGGCATTAGTTAACCAGAGCTTTGGAGCGTTGGAGGGTCTGTTGAGTCCAAACCGCCAAGAGACGAGGCGGTTTTTTGTAGAAGGGGATCAAGATGAAGCAATGGGAAGCTCTCTGACACTATCAATGGCAGGTGGAGGCATGGAGGAAGCAGAGAGGAGAAGAAACCAGCAGGACCAGTGGGTTAGTCATGAAGGACCGTCATGGATTTGTTACACATCACCAGGTGGACCATTGGCTGAAGCACTCTTTCTTGGTGCCTCCAACGACCCAAGTGTTAGTACTACTACTAGTAGCTGCAGCAGAAGCTCAGgctaa
- the LOC111214151 gene encoding growth-regulating factor 8-like isoform X2 encodes MMGTRAEHNKEDFVGCGFGFGVVEPSHREVMIPSHHHHHYPSYISPSSYSGSAGVTDPVFSSSTNHAYTCSLGEMYSLAGSNSAAVSAADPLFTLSSSGEMGRSMSEKEGAAAAAFSESQWQELERQRNIYEYIMASLPVPPELLTPFPKHPSHTYHHDVAKGGSLKLGFTSNASNNAADMEPWRCKRTDGKKWRCSRSAVPDQKYCERHTHKSRPRSRKHVESSQHNDTRTTKNAASHYAGTYPQLYGQPVNPFSNDHRWFMKEDDSNANLNPAVGPSRELKLGFDYDLNFRQEEALVNQSFGALEGLLSPNRQETRRFFVEGDQDEAMGSSLTLSMAGGGMEEAERRRNQQDQWVSHEGPSWICYTSPGGPLAEALFLGASNDPSVSTTTSSCSRSSG; translated from the exons ATGATGGGGACAAGAGCAGAACATAATAAGGAAGATTTTGTTGGTTGTGGGTTTGGATTTGGAGTTGTAGAACCTTCCCACAGAGAAGTTATGATACcatcacatcatcatcatcattatccatCATATATATCTCCTTCCTCTTACTCTGGTTCCGCTGGTGTTACCGACCCTGTCTTCTCTTCTTCAACCAATCATGCTTACACTTGTTCTCTTGGTGAAATGTACTCCCTCGCTGGTTCTAACTCTGCTGCTGTCTCAGCTGCAGACCCTTTATTCACCTTGAGCTCTTCAG GGGAGATGGGAAGAAGTATGAGTGAGAAGGAAGgtgcagcagcagcagctttCAGTGAATCTCAATGGCAGGAGCTTGAGAGGCAGAGGAATATATATGAGTACATCATGGCTTCTCTTCCTGTTCCTCCTGAGCTTCTCACTCCCTTTCCCAAGCACCCTTCCCACACTTACCATCATGATG TGGCGAAAGGAGGTTCGTTGAAGCTGGGGTTTACTTCAAACGCAAGCAACAACGCGGCTGATATGGAGCCGTGGAGGTGCAAGAGAACAGATGGGAAGAAATGGAGATGCTCTAGAAGCGCAGTCCCTGATCAGAAATACTGTGAGAGACACACGCACAAGAGCCGTCCACGTTCAAGAAAGCATGTGGAATCATCTCAACACAATGACACTCGCACCACTAAGAACGCTGCTAGCCACTATGCTGGGACTTATCCTCAGCTTTACGGACAACCCGTTAATCCATTTTCAAATGATCATAG GTGGTTTATGAAAGAAGACGATTCCAATGCAAATTTAAATCCAGCGGTTGGACCAAGCAGGGAGCTTAAACTTGGATTTGATTATGATCTGAACTTCAGGCAGGAGGAGGCATTAGTTAACCAGAGCTTTGGAGCGTTGGAGGGTCTGTTGAGTCCAAACCGCCAAGAGACGAGGCGGTTTTTTGTAGAAGGGGATCAAGATGAAGCAATGGGAAGCTCTCTGACACTATCAATGGCAGGTGGAGGCATGGAGGAAGCAGAGAGGAGAAGAAACCAGCAGGACCAGTGGGTTAGTCATGAAGGACCGTCATGGATTTGTTACACATCACCAGGTGGACCATTGGCTGAAGCACTCTTTCTTGGTGCCTCCAACGACCCAAGTGTTAGTACTACTACTAGTAGCTGCAGCAGAAGCTCAGgctaa
- the LOC106376017 gene encoding 1-acylglycerol-3-phosphate O-acyltransferase: MSLNRFRLRMAEEISKTKLGSSSASASVSGSSAASAATNAAKSRWNILWPSSLRWIPTSTDNIIAAENRLLSILKTPYVQEQVNIGSGPPGSKVRWFRSSSDESRFINTVTFDAKEGSPTLVMVHGYGASQGFFFRNFDALASRFRVIAIDQLGWGGSSRPDFTCKSTEETEAWFIDSFEEWRKSKNLSNFILLGHSFGGYVAAKYALKHPEHVQHLVLVGSAGFSAESDAKSEWLTKFRATWKGALLNHLWESNFTPQKLIRGLGPWGPGLVNRYTSARFGAHSVGTVLTDEESRLLTDYVYHTLAAKASGELCLKYIFSFGAFARKPLLQSASEWKVPTTFIYGMNDWMNYQGAVEARKHMKVPCEIIRVPQGGHFVFIDNPAGFHSAVMYACRKYISQDSSHQELIPDGFQLV, translated from the exons ATGAGCTTAAACCGGTTCCGGTTAAGAATGGCCGAGGAAATCTCAAAGACAAAGCTCGGATCTTCCTCCGCCTCTGCTTCGGTCTCCGGTTCATCTGCTGCCTCAGCTGCAACCAACGCCGCGAAATCCAGATGGAACATCTTATGGCCCAGTTCCCTCCGCTGGATCCCCACCTCCACCGACAACATCATCGCCGCCGAGAACCGCCTTCTCTCCATCCTCAA GACGCCTTATGTACAAGAGCAAGTCAATATTGGCTCTGGACCACCAGGTTCGAAAGTCAGGTGGTTTAGGTCTTCAAGCGATGAGTCTAGGTTCATCAACACTGTTACCTTTGACGCCAAGGAAGGTTCTCCTACGCTTGTGATGGTTCATGGTTATGGTGCTTCTCAAGGCTTCTTCTTTCGTAACTTCGATGCTCTCGCTAGTCGGTTTAGGGTCATTGCTATTGATCAACTTGG GTGGGGTGGATCGAGTAGGCCTGATTTTACTTGTAAAAGCACTGAAG AAACAGAGGCGTGGTTTATTGACTCATTTGAGGAATGGCGTAAGTCCAAGAATCTTAGTAACTTCATTCTGTTAGGACATTCTTTTGGAGGTTATGTTGCTGCTAAGTACGCGCTTAAG CATCCTGAGCATGTTCAGCACTTGGTTCTGGTGGGATCTGCTGGTTTCTCAGCTGAATCAGATGCCAAGTCCGAGTGGCTGACTAAGTTTAGAGCAACGTGGAAAGGTGCTCTTCTAAATCATCTATGGGAGTCCAATTTCACTCCTCAGAAGCTGATTAG AGGGTTAGGTCCTTGGGGTCCGGGTCTTGTGAACCGGTATACAAGTGCAAGATTTGGAGCACATTCTGTGGGAACTGTGCTAACAGATGAGGAATCCAGATTGCTCACCG ATTATGTGTATCATACGTTGGCTGCAAAGGCTAGTGGAGAGTTGTGCTTGAAATACATCTTCTCCTTTGGAGCATTTGCTCGGAAGCCACTCTTACAAAG TGCATCAGAGTGGAAAGTGCCAACAACTTTTATCTATGGAATGAATGATTGGATGAACTATCAAGGTGCAGTGGAAGCACGGAAACACATGAAGGTCCCTTGCGAAATCATTCGTGTTCCACAG GGTGGCCATTTTGTGTTCATAGACAACCCAGCTGGTTTTCATTCAGCAGTGATGTATGCTTGCCGCAAGTATATATCTCAAGACTCTTCTCATCAAGAACTCATTCCAGATGGTTTTCAATTGGTTTAA